The following proteins are encoded in a genomic region of Cryptomeria japonica chromosome 11, Sugi_1.0, whole genome shotgun sequence:
- the LOC131041407 gene encoding uncharacterized protein LOC131041407 isoform X1, with amino-acid sequence MTITVNINNKLIDTFLSQLLPTASVRLTNFIIKKKSQYERGDADSCLQLTAKITIECIVKVYKQRKLTPDRTIAQLIDSPNTYSIGSLAVLVAGYTEAPTGYQLLVKDGESASDTATLTMPKNHSDVYATLQQLLPTTSPLLLFKNIVRNGAHETHLLKSTLSTFVDELNDDCSKASLQNLASSNIQVTGTLKTKNAHLPPYQPLCSIYHHIVRLLPTATDNSTQCLTCATSTPFTYEPYLQCTIETVTSTIDCNLHTTLLQEIFPQLAKIPFENYKKDISTVVFLMRKFQMDATFTIAMNNSIIHIAKDDNEVTLSNPPFLISLFVK; translated from the exons ATGACTATAACAGTAAATATCAACAACAAGTTGATTGATACGTTCCTTTCACAACTATTGCCTACTGCTAGTGTTCGTCTAACAAACTTCATAATAAAAAAGAAAAGCCAATACGAAAGAGGTGATGCTGATTCTTGTCTCCAGTTAACTGCAAAAATAACAATTGAATGCATTGTAAAAGTCTACAAACAACGCAAGCTAACACCAGACAGAACTATAGCACAACTCATCGATTCACCTAACACTTACTCAATTGGTTCATTGGCTGTTCTTGTCGCTGGTTATACTGAGGCACCAACAGGATATCAATTACTAGTTAAAGACGGTGAATCTGCCTCTGACACAGCCACT CTCACAATGCCAAAAAACCACTCGGATGTCTATGCCACTCTACAACAACTTCTTCCTACAACATCGCCCCTCTTATTATTCAAGAACATTGTACGCAATGGCGCCCACGAAACACACCTGTTAAAGTCAACGCTGTCAACTTTTGTTGATGAACTCAACGATGACTGCAGCAAAGCTTCTCTGCAAAATCTGGCTTCCTCCAACATTCAG GTCACTGGAACCCTCAAGACCAAAAACGCCCACCTTCCTCCCTACCAGCCCCTCTGTTCCATCTACCACCACATTGTTCGTTTACTTCCCACTGCCACTGACAACTCAACCCAATGTCTCACTTGCGCCACTTCAACCCCATTCACCTACGAACCTTACTTGCAATGCACAATAGAAACTGTAACTAGTACCATTGATTGTAACTTACACACCACACTCTTGCAAGAAATTTTTCCTCAGCTTGCCAAAATCCCATTTGAAAATTACAAGAAAGACATATCAACAGTTGTTTTCCTTATGCGCAAATTCCAAATGGATGCAACATTCACAATTGCAATGAACAATTCTATTATTCACATTGCTAAGGACGACAATGAAGTAACACTCTCAAACCCGCCTTTTTTAATATCATTATTTGTAAAATAA
- the LOC131041407 gene encoding uncharacterized protein LOC131041407 isoform X2, with protein sequence MTITVNINNKLIDTFLSQLLPTASVRLTNFIIKKKSQYERGDADSCLQLTAKITIECIVKVYKQRKLTPDRTIAQLIDSPNTYSIGSLAVLVAGYTEAPTGYQLLVKDGESASDTATLTMPKNHSDVYATLQQLLPTTSPLLLFKNIVRNGAHETHLLKSTLSTFVDELNDDCSKASLQNLASSNIQVTGTLKTKNAHLPPYQPLCSIYHHIVRLLPTATDNSTQCLTCATSTPFTYEPYLQCTIETVTSTIDCNLHTTLLQEIFPQLAKIPFENYKKDISTVVFLMRKFQMDATFTIAMNNSIIHIAKDDNEGL encoded by the exons ATGACTATAACAGTAAATATCAACAACAAGTTGATTGATACGTTCCTTTCACAACTATTGCCTACTGCTAGTGTTCGTCTAACAAACTTCATAATAAAAAAGAAAAGCCAATACGAAAGAGGTGATGCTGATTCTTGTCTCCAGTTAACTGCAAAAATAACAATTGAATGCATTGTAAAAGTCTACAAACAACGCAAGCTAACACCAGACAGAACTATAGCACAACTCATCGATTCACCTAACACTTACTCAATTGGTTCATTGGCTGTTCTTGTCGCTGGTTATACTGAGGCACCAACAGGATATCAATTACTAGTTAAAGACGGTGAATCTGCCTCTGACACAGCCACT CTCACAATGCCAAAAAACCACTCGGATGTCTATGCCACTCTACAACAACTTCTTCCTACAACATCGCCCCTCTTATTATTCAAGAACATTGTACGCAATGGCGCCCACGAAACACACCTGTTAAAGTCAACGCTGTCAACTTTTGTTGATGAACTCAACGATGACTGCAGCAAAGCTTCTCTGCAAAATCTGGCTTCCTCCAACATTCAG GTCACTGGAACCCTCAAGACCAAAAACGCCCACCTTCCTCCCTACCAGCCCCTCTGTTCCATCTACCACCACATTGTTCGTTTACTTCCCACTGCCACTGACAACTCAACCCAATGTCTCACTTGCGCCACTTCAACCCCATTCACCTACGAACCTTACTTGCAATGCACAATAGAAACTGTAACTAGTACCATTGATTGTAACTTACACACCACACTCTTGCAAGAAATTTTTCCTCAGCTTGCCAAAATCCCATTTGAAAATTACAAGAAAGACATATCAACAGTTGTTTTCCTTATGCGCAAATTCCAAATGGATGCAACATTCACAATTGCAATGAACAATTCTATTATTCACATTGCTAAGGACGACAATGAA GGCCTGTGA